One Pseudorhodoplanes sinuspersici DNA segment encodes these proteins:
- the xdhB gene encoding xanthine dehydrogenase molybdopterin binding subunit, which translates to MSAPLSRIRGGAHASIRHDSAAGHVTGAALYLDDVPSVPGSLESALVLSPHPHARIKNIDVSRALAAPGVAAVITAVDIPGKNDIAPIRSDEPLLAAGIVEHEGQIVAAVAAMTLDQARAAAKLVSVEYEVFEPILMLEQAIERENFVAPPQQMVRGDVEAALSSARHRLSGEFACGGQEHFYLEGQIAIATLGENRDIHVWSSTQHPTEVQHGVAHLLGIPFNAVTVEVRRMGGGFGGKESQPTIVAGIAAVLAWKTRRPVKLRLSRDDDMRATGKRHPFLFRYDVGFDDDGAIKGLDLLLAANGGHVADHTPAVMTRALCHSDNCYWLPAVRFHGLSCKTNTVSNTAFRGYGGPQGMLGIETIIDIVARHLGLSLEEVRKRNFYGAERNNVTPYGMTIEDNMIEQVIDDLDRSVDLKAWREDVIAFNKTSAVIKKGFATMPVKFGISFNRPALNQAGALVHVYMDGSVTLNHGGTEMGQGLFIKVAQVVAETFQIDIDNIRITATTTGKVPNTSPTAASSGSDLNGMAARNAAEQIKDRMADVAADHFNVPRAEIVFSANRIYAGNRSISFAELAALSWEKRVSLSATGFYRTPKVHWDMATSSGRPFYYFTYGAAAAEVAIDTLTGEMRVLRAEMVQDCGESLNPAIDLGQIEGAFVQGMGWLTTEELVWDEKGRLRTHGPSTYKIPGSRDVPPVFNVRLLQNAPNKEETIFRSKAVGEPPLMLALSVWLAVRDAISSLSDYRLSPMLDAPTTPDRILAAVDEMIERCQLR; encoded by the coding sequence ATGAGCGCGCCCCTTTCTCGCATTCGCGGCGGTGCTCATGCATCAATCCGTCATGACAGCGCTGCCGGTCATGTTACCGGCGCCGCGCTTTATCTCGATGATGTTCCATCCGTTCCCGGCTCGCTGGAATCGGCATTGGTGCTGTCGCCACATCCGCATGCGCGGATCAAAAACATCGATGTATCGCGTGCGCTCGCTGCGCCCGGTGTCGCTGCCGTCATCACCGCTGTCGATATTCCCGGCAAGAACGACATCGCCCCGATCCGCAGCGACGAGCCGTTGCTGGCCGCCGGCATCGTCGAGCATGAAGGGCAGATCGTTGCGGCTGTCGCTGCGATGACGCTGGATCAGGCGCGCGCGGCCGCGAAACTGGTCAGCGTCGAATACGAGGTGTTCGAGCCGATCCTGATGCTCGAACAGGCGATTGAACGGGAAAACTTCGTCGCGCCGCCTCAGCAAATGGTGCGCGGCGATGTCGAAGCCGCGCTCTCATCGGCGCGACATCGGCTCTCCGGCGAGTTCGCGTGCGGTGGTCAGGAGCATTTCTATCTCGAGGGTCAGATCGCGATCGCCACGCTCGGCGAAAATCGCGACATCCATGTCTGGAGCTCGACCCAGCATCCCACCGAAGTGCAACATGGCGTCGCGCATCTGCTGGGAATTCCTTTCAACGCGGTGACAGTCGAGGTGCGCCGCATGGGCGGTGGGTTTGGCGGCAAGGAAAGCCAACCGACCATCGTTGCTGGCATCGCGGCCGTGCTGGCCTGGAAGACGCGCCGTCCGGTCAAGCTGCGGCTGTCGCGCGATGACGACATGCGTGCGACCGGCAAGCGCCATCCCTTCTTGTTCCGCTATGATGTCGGCTTTGATGACGACGGCGCGATCAAAGGTCTCGATTTGTTATTAGCTGCGAATGGCGGTCATGTTGCCGATCATACGCCGGCGGTGATGACGCGAGCCTTGTGCCATTCCGACAATTGCTACTGGCTGCCTGCGGTCCGTTTCCACGGTCTATCCTGCAAGACCAATACGGTCTCGAACACCGCATTCCGCGGCTATGGTGGGCCGCAAGGGATGCTCGGCATTGAGACAATCATCGATATCGTCGCACGCCATCTCGGTTTGTCACTCGAAGAGGTGCGCAAACGCAATTTCTACGGCGCTGAGCGCAACAACGTCACGCCCTATGGTATGACGATCGAAGACAACATGATCGAGCAGGTCATCGACGATCTGGATCGCAGCGTCGATTTGAAAGCCTGGCGCGAGGATGTCATTGCGTTCAACAAGACGAGCGCTGTGATCAAGAAGGGCTTCGCGACGATGCCGGTGAAGTTCGGCATCTCGTTCAATCGTCCGGCGCTTAATCAGGCTGGTGCATTGGTGCATGTTTACATGGATGGCAGCGTGACGCTGAACCACGGCGGCACGGAGATGGGGCAGGGCCTGTTCATCAAGGTGGCGCAGGTTGTGGCCGAAACGTTCCAGATCGATATCGACAATATCCGCATCACCGCGACAACGACCGGCAAGGTGCCGAACACCTCGCCGACCGCCGCATCTTCGGGCTCCGATCTGAACGGCATGGCCGCGCGCAACGCCGCCGAGCAGATCAAGGATCGCATGGCCGATGTTGCGGCCGATCATTTCAATGTGCCGAGGGCTGAGATCGTCTTTTCGGCAAACCGCATTTATGCCGGCAACCGCTCGATATCGTTTGCCGAGCTTGCGGCCCTATCGTGGGAAAAGCGCGTGTCGCTGTCGGCTACCGGCTTTTACCGCACGCCCAAAGTCCATTGGGACATGGCGACCAGCAGCGGCCGACCATTCTATTACTTCACTTATGGCGCGGCAGCCGCCGAAGTCGCGATCGATACGCTTACTGGCGAGATGCGCGTCCTCCGCGCGGAGATGGTGCAGGACTGCGGTGAATCGCTGAATCCGGCGATTGATCTCGGCCAGATCGAAGGTGCGTTCGTTCAGGGCATGGGCTGGCTGACCACCGAAGAATTGGTCTGGGACGAGAAAGGCCGCCTGCGGACGCACGGGCCATCGACCTACAAGATCCCCGGCAGCCGTGACGTGCCACCGGTCTTCAATGTGCGTCTTCTGCAGAATGCGCCCAATAAAGAAGAGACAATCTTCCGTTCCAAGGCCGTGGGCGAGCCGCCGCTGATGCTGGCCCTCTCGGTCTGGCTCGCGGTCCGCGACGCGATCTCCAGTCTGTCTGATTACAGGCTGTCACCGATGCTTGATGCGCCGACGACGCCGGATCGCATCCTGGCTGCGGTGGACGAGATGATCGAGCGCTGTCAGCTTCGATAG
- a CDS encoding ABC transporter substrate-binding protein, producing MRSARFAGSPWLAASLFATALISASPSHAQGQSQGTIKIGFISTFSGQFADAATQMDNGIKLYLKKFGDTVAGKKIEIIRKDTGGANPDIAKRLAQELIVRDGVDILAGFALTPNALAAADVSAQAKKPMIIMNAATSIITTKSPYALRVSFTSPQVIEPFGAWVAKQGTKKAFTMVSDYGPGHDAEAAFVRSFKEAGGEIVGQLRMPIASPDFSAFVQRAKDANPESIFVFVPAGVQPAAIMKSMAERGVTPDKIKILGQGEITDDTALTSAGDAALGVITSYHYDHNHDSALNKDFVKGYRELSGGVNPNLFAVGGYDGMNLIYEVLKKTGGKADGDTFMAAAKGLSWESPRGPMSIDPQTRDVVQTVYFRRVEKTPAGLVNIEFDKVENVKDPVKARMGQ from the coding sequence ATGCGATCGGCACGGTTCGCCGGATCACCTTGGCTCGCAGCAAGCCTTTTCGCCACCGCACTGATTTCGGCGTCGCCGAGCCATGCTCAAGGGCAATCCCAGGGCACCATCAAGATCGGCTTCATCAGCACCTTCTCGGGTCAGTTCGCCGACGCCGCGACCCAGATGGACAACGGCATCAAACTCTATCTGAAAAAATTCGGGGACACCGTCGCCGGCAAGAAGATCGAGATCATCCGCAAGGACACCGGCGGCGCCAATCCTGACATCGCCAAGCGGCTGGCGCAGGAGCTGATCGTCCGCGACGGCGTCGATATCCTGGCCGGCTTTGCGCTGACGCCGAATGCGCTCGCCGCCGCCGATGTGTCGGCGCAGGCCAAGAAGCCGATGATCATCATGAATGCGGCGACCTCGATCATCACCACCAAGTCGCCTTATGCGCTGCGCGTCTCCTTCACCTCACCGCAAGTGATCGAGCCCTTCGGCGCCTGGGTGGCCAAGCAGGGCACCAAAAAAGCCTTCACCATGGTCTCCGACTACGGCCCGGGCCATGACGCGGAAGCCGCTTTCGTCCGTTCGTTCAAGGAAGCCGGCGGCGAGATCGTCGGCCAGTTGCGCATGCCGATCGCCAGCCCGGATTTCTCCGCTTTCGTGCAACGCGCGAAAGATGCCAACCCGGAATCGATCTTCGTGTTCGTGCCGGCCGGCGTACAACCCGCCGCCATCATGAAGTCGATGGCCGAGCGCGGCGTGACGCCGGACAAGATCAAGATTCTCGGCCAGGGTGAAATCACCGACGACACCGCCCTCACCAGCGCCGGCGATGCCGCGCTCGGCGTCATCACCTCCTATCACTACGACCACAACCACGATTCCGCGCTGAACAAGGACTTCGTGAAGGGCTACCGCGAATTGTCCGGCGGCGTGAACCCCAATCTGTTCGCGGTCGGCGGCTATGACGGAATGAACCTCATCTATGAGGTGTTGAAGAAGACGGGCGGCAAGGCCGACGGCGACACCTTCATGGCGGCTGCGAAAGGACTGTCCTGGGAAAGCCCGCGCGGTCCCATGTCGATCGATCCGCAGACCCGCGACGTCGTGCAGACGGTTTATTTCCGGCGGGTGGAGAAAACGCCTGCAGGGCTCGTGAATATAGAGTTCGACAAGGTCGAAAACGTAAAGGACCCGGTCAAAGCCCGGATGGGCCAGTAA
- a CDS encoding ABC transporter substrate-binding protein, whose translation MFKKVLGIGAFAAAALFAGAATAQQGPIKIGIILPYSGQFADAATQMDNAIKLFVKQNGDTVAGRKIEFIRKDVGGIAPDVAKRLAQELVVRDGVDILTGFVLTPNAIAAGDVSDQAKKFMVVMNAATSIITTKSPYMVRTSLTTPQINEALGKWAATKGGVKKVYTMASDYGPGLDAEGGFSRAFKEAGGEVIGSVKMAVANPDFSAYVQRAKDLNPEGIYVFVPGGAQPPAFGKALSERGIDPKKIKVFGQGEITDDAALKSMGDAALGIITGFHYDPNHKSAKNDAFVKAFNAEYKRNPDFFSVGGWDGMQLIYDVLKKTGGKTDAQGLVDAAKGSKWESPRGPISIDPETRDIIQDVYIRRVEKVDGKVVNVEFDKVEAVKDPVKERMKK comes from the coding sequence ATGTTCAAAAAGGTGTTAGGAATCGGCGCTTTCGCTGCCGCGGCATTGTTCGCTGGCGCAGCCACGGCGCAGCAAGGCCCGATCAAGATCGGCATCATCCTGCCCTATTCGGGCCAGTTCGCCGATGCGGCGACGCAGATGGACAATGCCATCAAGCTGTTCGTGAAGCAGAACGGCGATACCGTGGCCGGCCGCAAGATCGAATTCATCCGCAAGGATGTCGGCGGCATCGCGCCGGACGTTGCCAAGCGTCTCGCGCAGGAACTCGTCGTGCGTGACGGCGTCGACATTCTGACCGGTTTCGTGCTGACCCCGAATGCGATCGCCGCCGGCGATGTCTCCGACCAGGCCAAGAAATTCATGGTCGTGATGAATGCCGCGACCTCGATCATCACCACCAAGTCGCCCTATATGGTGCGCACCTCGCTGACCACGCCGCAGATCAACGAAGCGCTCGGCAAGTGGGCCGCGACCAAAGGCGGGGTGAAGAAGGTCTACACGATGGCCTCCGATTACGGCCCGGGCCTGGACGCCGAAGGCGGCTTCAGCCGCGCCTTCAAGGAAGCCGGCGGTGAGGTCATTGGCTCGGTGAAGATGGCCGTCGCCAACCCGGACTTCTCCGCTTATGTGCAGCGCGCGAAGGATCTCAATCCGGAAGGCATCTATGTGTTCGTGCCGGGCGGTGCGCAGCCGCCGGCTTTCGGCAAGGCGCTCTCGGAACGCGGCATCGATCCAAAGAAGATCAAGGTGTTCGGCCAGGGTGAAATCACCGATGACGCCGCCCTCAAGAGCATGGGCGATGCCGCCCTCGGCATCATCACCGGCTTCCACTATGACCCGAACCACAAGTCGGCGAAGAACGACGCTTTCGTGAAGGCCTTCAACGCGGAATACAAGCGCAACCCGGATTTCTTCTCGGTCGGCGGCTGGGATGGCATGCAGCTCATCTATGACGTGCTGAAGAAGACCGGCGGCAAGACCGACGCGCAGGGCCTGGTCGACGCCGCCAAAGGTTCCAAGTGGGAAAGCCCGCGCGGCCCAATCTCGATCGATCCGGAAACCCGCGACATTATCCAGGACGTCTATATCCGTCGCGTGGAGAAGGTCGACGGCAAGGTCGTCAATGTCGAATTCGACAAAGTCGAGGCCGTGAAGGATCCGGTGAAAGAGCGGATGAAGAAGTAA
- the xdhA gene encoding xanthine dehydrogenase small subunit, translating into MALNFELNGQMRSENDVSTSMTVLDYLRLKARLTGTKEGCAEGDCGACTIVIAPLGEDKLHYRAVNACLMVVPQLDGHSVLTVEGLAGRDGTLHSVQQSLVETDATQCGFCTPGFVMAMFAFAQSDEERSDEAIHEALAGNLCRCTGYRPIVEACRIMRADPPGCASAQSQVPIPIEEYRRGSQLYLTPRTLDQMAEVKASHPDAIVLAGGTDLGLRVSKDRISFPAVISTRGVAALQEIKDDDGVLTIGGGVTYTQALPYLDRHFPSFATLVRRIGSRQIRNLGTFAGNLANASPIGDTIPCLMALGAEIALRSKKRVRIVSADDFILGYRKTALAEDEFIESILIPLLPAGTSFIAYKLSKRFDQDISTVVAAFRLRVDGGNVSELRAAYGGMAAQAGRAKNVETAVTGKPWTADTLRNIDAVLAKDFQPMTDHRGTNAYRLRSAANLIRRLQVETTTEPAALQVWDL; encoded by the coding sequence GTGGCTCTGAATTTCGAACTCAATGGTCAAATGCGCTCGGAGAACGACGTTTCTACGAGCATGACAGTGCTGGATTATCTGCGGTTAAAGGCGCGTCTGACCGGCACCAAGGAGGGCTGCGCCGAGGGCGACTGCGGCGCCTGCACCATCGTGATTGCGCCTCTAGGCGAAGACAAACTGCATTATCGCGCGGTCAATGCATGCCTCATGGTTGTGCCGCAGCTCGATGGCCATTCCGTGCTGACGGTGGAAGGATTGGCAGGCCGGGACGGTACGTTGCATTCGGTCCAGCAATCGCTGGTGGAAACCGATGCGACGCAATGCGGTTTCTGCACGCCCGGCTTTGTGATGGCGATGTTTGCGTTTGCGCAAAGCGATGAGGAACGCAGCGACGAAGCTATCCACGAAGCGCTCGCGGGAAATTTGTGCCGCTGCACCGGCTATCGGCCCATCGTCGAGGCATGCCGCATCATGCGCGCTGACCCGCCGGGATGTGCAAGCGCGCAAAGCCAGGTTCCGATTCCGATCGAGGAATATCGCCGCGGCTCGCAGCTTTATCTCACGCCGCGGACGCTGGATCAGATGGCGGAAGTGAAGGCTTCCCACCCCGACGCGATCGTTCTCGCCGGTGGGACGGATCTTGGGCTGCGCGTCAGTAAGGACCGCATTTCTTTTCCAGCGGTGATCTCGACGCGTGGCGTTGCCGCACTACAAGAGATCAAAGACGACGATGGCGTGCTGACGATCGGCGGCGGCGTCACCTACACCCAGGCGTTGCCCTATCTCGACAGGCATTTTCCTTCATTCGCGACGCTGGTTCGCCGCATCGGCTCGCGGCAGATCCGCAACCTGGGCACCTTTGCCGGGAATCTCGCCAATGCATCGCCGATCGGAGATACCATCCCATGTCTGATGGCGCTGGGCGCCGAGATCGCGCTGCGCTCGAAAAAAAGAGTGCGCATCGTATCAGCGGATGACTTCATCCTCGGCTATCGCAAGACGGCGCTAGCCGAGGATGAATTCATCGAGTCGATTTTAATCCCGCTTCTTCCCGCTGGAACGAGCTTCATCGCCTACAAGCTGTCGAAGCGCTTCGATCAGGATATCTCGACGGTGGTTGCGGCATTCCGGTTGCGGGTCGATGGCGGCAACGTGAGCGAGCTCCGCGCCGCTTATGGTGGCATGGCCGCGCAAGCCGGGCGCGCAAAGAATGTCGAGACGGCTGTGACCGGCAAGCCTTGGACTGCTGACACGCTGAGAAACATCGATGCAGTTTTAGCAAAAGACTTTCAGCCGATGACTGATCATCGCGGCACGAATGCCTACCGTCTGCGCTCGGCGGCCAATCTGATTCGTCGTTTGCAGGTCGAGACGACGACCGAGCCAGCAGCCTTGCAGGTGTGGGATCTATGA
- a CDS encoding branched-chain amino acid ABC transporter permease: MIGVLFDGFAYGMLLFLLSVGLSVTLGMMNFVNLAHCAFAMLGGYLTVTLVNRFGWPFLATLPMAFLAAALVSVVFERLLYRKLYRATDLDQVLLTIGLAFMSIATAAYIFGTVHQSAPTPSFLRGSIEYFGINFGVYRLFLVAVGLAVTLVLVLTLEYTRFGQQVRAAVDNQRMARGLGINVDATFAATFALGSGLAGLGGALAIEIVGLDPSFALTYLVYVLIVVSVGGLGSILGSFIAAVLIGVSDIAGKYYVPEVGAFLIYLVMILLLMWRPAGLFGKR; this comes from the coding sequence ATTATCGGCGTTCTGTTCGACGGCTTTGCCTACGGCATGCTGCTGTTTTTGCTGTCGGTCGGCCTGTCGGTTACCCTCGGCATGATGAATTTCGTCAACCTCGCGCATTGCGCTTTCGCGATGCTCGGCGGTTACCTCACCGTGACGCTGGTCAATCGCTTTGGCTGGCCATTTCTTGCCACCCTGCCGATGGCCTTCCTGGCGGCCGCATTGGTGAGCGTGGTGTTCGAACGCCTACTCTACCGCAAGCTCTATCGCGCCACCGATCTCGATCAGGTTTTGCTGACCATCGGCCTCGCCTTCATGTCGATCGCCACGGCGGCCTACATTTTCGGTACCGTTCATCAATCCGCGCCGACGCCATCGTTCCTGCGCGGCTCGATCGAATATTTCGGCATCAATTTCGGCGTCTATCGCCTGTTTCTTGTCGCGGTCGGCCTGGCCGTCACGCTGGTTCTCGTTCTCACGCTTGAATACACGCGCTTTGGCCAGCAGGTGCGCGCCGCGGTCGACAACCAGCGCATGGCGCGCGGTCTCGGCATCAATGTCGATGCGACCTTTGCAGCCACCTTCGCGCTCGGCAGCGGTCTTGCCGGACTTGGCGGCGCGCTGGCGATCGAGATCGTCGGCCTCGATCCGTCCTTCGCGCTGACCTATCTCGTTTATGTGCTGATCGTGGTGTCGGTCGGCGGTCTCGGCTCGATCCTCGGCTCGTTCATCGCCGCGGTGCTGATCGGCGTGAGTGACATTGCCGGCAAATACTATGTGCCGGAGGTCGGCGCCTTCCTGATCTACCTCGTGATGATCTTGCTCCTGATGTGGCGGCCAGCCGGCCTGTTCGGGAAGCGATAG
- a CDS encoding TetR/AcrR family transcriptional regulator: MRHANTQLRSDRRSEILDAARRCFARTGFHQTSMQQICAEAGMSPGNLYRYFPSKEAIIAGITERDRAEVGMQLADAQFTTDFFATFEALARHHFVERTHEDVALCAEMISETRRNPAISKIMNEFDTEVKERLITMMRGAQERGDIARDADIGAAVEMLMIIADGVWWRRAVDPNFDAEAALPMFFDITKYMLLDRGKGRASESGRES, from the coding sequence TTGCGTCACGCAAACACCCAACTGCGCTCTGACCGCCGCTCGGAAATTCTCGATGCGGCGCGGCGGTGCTTTGCCCGAACCGGCTTTCACCAGACCTCGATGCAGCAGATTTGCGCCGAGGCCGGGATGAGTCCGGGCAATCTCTACCGCTATTTCCCATCCAAGGAAGCGATCATCGCCGGCATCACCGAACGCGACCGTGCCGAAGTTGGCATGCAGCTCGCGGACGCGCAATTCACAACCGATTTCTTCGCGACGTTCGAAGCGCTGGCCCGTCATCACTTCGTTGAGCGCACACATGAGGATGTCGCTCTGTGTGCGGAAATGATTTCGGAGACCCGTCGCAACCCAGCGATCTCCAAAATCATGAATGAGTTCGACACCGAGGTGAAAGAGCGACTGATCACCATGATGCGCGGTGCGCAGGAGCGCGGCGACATTGCCCGCGATGCCGATATCGGTGCAGCGGTCGAGATGCTGATGATCATTGCCGATGGTGTGTGGTGGCGTCGCGCTGTCGATCCGAATTTCGATGCTGAAGCGGCGCTGCCGATGTTTTTCGATATCACCAAGTACATGCTGCTCGATCGCGGTAAGGGCCGCGCGAGCGAGTCCGGGAGGGAATCATGA
- a CDS encoding efflux RND transporter periplasmic adaptor subunit: MKGSRLVAVGLVVAAVGWVASGHLFPHETAESRAAIRTNDNEPKPFRVAVIDASLAPHARKLTLSGRTEADKKVTITARTGGVLTELRVRRGQHVKKDEIIAVLSDDAREAQVAQAQAIFNQRKVELEARRKLIEGGMMPKLEAVNLESQFKSAEASLAAAIAERERGVLRAPWDGIITETESQVGGAALSMTGAAVVQMVALDPMLAVVEVSERRLGSLKLGDEAEVRLVTGQKAKGRVRYIAKSASQTTRTYRVEVEIKNPDGAIPDGITAEVAIPMAPVPATRVPRSALTFSSAGDLGVRVVNGEKVDFLPISVVEDDQNHMWVAGVPDTARVIVQGQDFVREGQNVTAVPAPETTASTK; encoded by the coding sequence ATGAAGGGTAGCCGTCTTGTTGCTGTCGGCCTTGTGGTCGCAGCCGTCGGCTGGGTTGCGTCGGGGCATCTGTTTCCGCATGAAACAGCAGAAAGCCGCGCCGCCATTCGCACGAACGACAATGAGCCGAAACCGTTTCGCGTGGCGGTGATTGACGCCAGTCTCGCTCCACATGCGCGCAAGCTCACCTTGTCCGGGCGCACCGAGGCCGACAAGAAGGTGACGATCACCGCGCGCACCGGCGGGGTGCTGACCGAATTGCGCGTGAGGCGCGGCCAGCACGTGAAGAAGGACGAGATCATCGCGGTGCTGTCGGATGACGCGCGCGAAGCGCAGGTCGCCCAGGCGCAGGCGATTTTCAACCAGCGCAAGGTGGAGCTTGAGGCGCGGCGCAAGCTGATCGAGGGCGGCATGATGCCGAAACTCGAGGCAGTGAATCTGGAATCGCAATTCAAGTCGGCTGAGGCAAGTCTCGCCGCGGCGATAGCCGAACGTGAACGCGGCGTGTTGCGAGCCCCGTGGGATGGCATCATCACCGAGACGGAGAGTCAGGTCGGCGGCGCGGCGTTGTCGATGACGGGTGCGGCGGTGGTGCAGATGGTCGCGCTCGATCCAATGCTGGCTGTGGTCGAAGTGTCGGAACGCCGCCTTGGTAGTCTGAAGCTTGGCGACGAAGCCGAGGTGCGGCTTGTCACCGGGCAGAAGGCGAAAGGCCGCGTGCGTTACATTGCCAAATCGGCCAGCCAGACCACCCGCACCTATCGCGTCGAAGTCGAGATCAAGAATCCGGATGGTGCAATTCCCGACGGTATTACCGCGGAAGTGGCAATACCGATGGCGCCGGTGCCGGCAACGCGCGTGCCGCGTTCGGCGCTGACATTTTCATCCGCCGGCGATCTCGGCGTGCGTGTCGTCAATGGCGAGAAGGTCGATTTCCTGCCGATCAGCGTCGTTGAGGATGACCAGAATCACATGTGGGTTGCGGGTGTGCCGGATACCGCGCGCGTGATCGTGCAGGGCCAGGATTTCGTGCGCGAGGGCCAGAACGTCACGGCCGTTCCCGCGCCGGAGACCACGGCATCCACGAAGTAG